A genome region from Arachis duranensis cultivar V14167 chromosome 8, aradu.V14167.gnm2.J7QH, whole genome shotgun sequence includes the following:
- the LOC107461061 gene encoding NADH dehydrogenase [ubiquinone] flavoprotein 2, mitochondrial, translated as MLVRLAASRLSGIRQIFRQPSRAFSTALNYHIDSPDNNPDLPWEFSDANKSKVKEILSHYPSNYKQSAVIPLLDLAQQQHGGWLPVSAMNAVAKVVEVAPIRVYEVATFYSMFNRTKVGKYHLLVCGTTPCMIRGSRDIEGALLKHLGVKRNEVTKDGLFSVGEMECMGCCVNAPMITVADYSNGSEGYTYNYYEDVTPEKVVEIVEKLRKGEKPPRGTQNPRRIMSGPEGGNTTLLSEPKPPPCRDLDAC; from the exons ATGCTGGTACGCCTCGCCGCCAGTCGCCTCAGTGGGATCCGCCAGATTTTCCGTCAG CCTTCTAGGGCTTTCTCAACCGCTCTGAACTAT CACATCGATTCTCCCGATAACAACCCTGACCTTCCTTGGGAATTCAGCGATGCTAACAAAAGCaag GTCAAGGAGATTTTGTCTCACTATCCATCCAACTATAAGCAATCTGCAGTGATCCCTCTGCTTGATCTTGCCCAACAGCAGCATGGGGGATGGCTCCCTGTTTCTGCAATGAATGCG GTGGCTAAGGTTGTAGAGGTTGCTCCTATTCGAGTATATGAGGTTGCAACATTTTACTCGATGTTTAATAGAACTAAG GTTGGGAAGTACCATCTATTGGTTTGTGGCACAACTCCTTGTATGATACGTGGTTCACGAGATATTGAAGGTGCTTTATTGAAGCACTTGGGAGTGAAGCGCAACG AAGTAACTAAAGATGGTTTGTTTTCTGTTGGGGAAATGGAATGCATG GGATGTTGTGTAAATGCTCCTATGATCACAGTGGCTGATTATTCGAATGGATCAGAAGGATACACTTATAATTATTAT GAAGACGTTACCCCAGAGAAAGTAGTAGAGATAGTAGAAAAGCTCAGAAAGGGCGAGAAGCCACCG CGTGGCACACAAAATCCACGGCGGATTATGAGTGGACCCGAAGGAGGGAATACTACTTTGTTGAGTGAGCCGAAGCCTCCTCCATGCCGCGACCTTGATGCCTGCTGA
- the LOC107461102 gene encoding amino acid permease 8-like yields MDIEAASNVVPATHKSVEVDDDGRSKRTGNVVTATTHIITVVVGAGVLALAWAMAQLGWIAGIGIMVAFSCISILTYNFIADCYRYPDPVTGKRNYTYMQAVNSYLGGKMHVFCGLILYGKLAGVTVGYVITTSTSLVAIKKAICFHEKGHDAYCKFSNNPYMIGFGIGQIFLSQIPNFHKLTWLSTLAAITSFGYAFIGSGLSLAAIISGKGQPTSLTGVKVGPGLTEADKIWRVFSAMGNIALACSFATVVYDIMDTLKSDPPENQQMKKANVVGISMMTVLFLACGGLGYAAFGDHTPGNILTGFGFYDPFWLVALGNVCIIIHIVGAYQVMAQPFFRIVEMGANIMWPHSDFINKEHPTKLWIFKFRLNMFRLVWRTLFVIIGTIIAMAMPFFHEFLALLGAIGFWPLIVFFPIQMHIAQRNIKVASSKWCALQLLNFTCFIVTMLAAIGAIREIGKNISKYKIFTYKQ; encoded by the exons ATGGACATTGAAGCAGCGTCTAACGTTGTTCCCGCCACACACAAAAGTGTCGAAGTCGATGATGATGGCAGATCCAAAAGAACCG GAAACGTGGTGACGGCAACAACACACATAATAACAGTGGTGGTTGGGGCAGGAGTGTTGGCTCTTGCATGGGCCATGGCCCAACTTGGATGGATAGCAGGCATTGGCATCATGGTTGCATTTTCATGCATCTCCATTCTCACTTACAATTTCATAGCTGATTGTTACAGATACCCTGACCCTGTTACTGGCAAGAGGAACTACACTTATATGCAAGCCGTCAACTCATATTTAG GTGGGAAAATGCATGTGTTTTGCGGATTGATCCTATATGGGAAGCTGGCTGGTGTTACAGTGGGCTATGTAATCACTACTTCAACAAGCTTGGT GGCTATAAAGAAAGCAATTTGCTTCCATGAAAAAGGCCACGATGCTTATTGCAAGTTTTCAAATAATCCCTACATGATTGGTTTTGGGATTGGGCAAATTTTCTTGTCCCAAATTCCAAACTTCCACAAATTGACATGGCTCTCAACTCTTGCTGCTATTACCTCTTTTGGTTATGCATTTATTGGAAGTGGACTTTCCCTAGCAGCCATAATCTCAG GAAAAGGACAACCAACTAGTTTAACTGGTGTCAAAGTTGGACCAGGTCTAACTGAAGCAGATAAAATTTGGAGGGTCTTTAGTGCTATGGGAAACATTGCACTTGCTTGTTCTTTTGCCACTGTTGTTTATGACATAATG GACACATTGAAATCAGATCCACCGGAGAACCAACAAATGAAGAAGGCAAATGTTGTAGGGATCAGTATGATGACAGTATTGTTCCTTGCATGTGGTGGACTTGGCTATGCTGCTTTTGGGGATCACACACCAGGCAACATCCTCACTGGCTTTGGATTCTATGATCCCTTTTGGTTGGTTGCTCTTGGTAATGTTTGCATTATCATTCACATTGTGGGAGCATATCAG GTAATGGCTCAACCATTTTTCCGCATAGTTGAGATGGGTGCTAACATAATGTGGCCACATTCAGATTTCATAAACAAAGAACACCCAACAAAATTGTGGATCTTCAAATTCAGGTTGAACATGTTTAGGTTAGTTTGGAGGACACTATTCGTTATAATTGGGACAATAATTGCCATGGCCATGCCCTTCTTCCACGAATTTCTTGCCCTACTTGGAGCAATTGGGTTTTGGCCACTCATTGTGTTTTTTCCCATACAAATGCACATTGCTCAGAGGAACATAAAAGTAGCTTCATCGAAGTGGTGTGCACTCCAACTTTTGAATTTCACATGCTTCATTGTTACAATGCTTGCAGCAATTGGTGCCATTCGTGAGATCGGCAAGAATATCAGCAAATACAAGATATTCACCTATAAGCAATAG